The Streptomyces sp. NBC_00435 nucleotide sequence CCCGCTCAGGGTCCCGGGCCCGGAGTCCGGGTTGCGTTGGGCGGCCAGGCGGGCGGACTGGGTGAGGCTGAGGTCGAGCTGCCGGTACAGGGCGTCGCGGACGACGAGGAAGGCCGCCGCGCACACGCCCACGGCGACCAGCGCGACGGCCGCCGTGGCGGCCAGCGCGAGCCGGGTCCGCAGCGGCCGCCTGCGCCGCCACCGCGCTCCGAGCCGCCGCCCGCCGCTCACGGCGCGTCCAGCCGGTAGCCGACCCCGTGCACGGTGTGCACCAGCCGGGGTTCGCCGCCGGCCTCGAGCTTCCGCCGCAGGTAGCCGACGTAGACGGCCAGCGAGTTCGAGTCCGGCCCGAAGTCCCGCCCCCACACGAGCTCCAGGACGAGCTCGCGCGGGAGCACCTGCCCGGGGTGGCGCAGGAGCAGTTCGAGCAGCGCGGACTCGGTGCGGCTGAACTCCAGCGGCCGCTCACCGCGCCGCCCGGTGCGGGTCCCGGGGTCGAGCTCGAGGTCCCCGTACGCGAGCACCGGCGAGCCCCCGGCCGCTTCGGGGGCGGCCCGCCGCAGCAGGGCCCGTACCCTCGCCACGAGCTCGTCGAGCGCGAACGGCTTGACCAGGTAGTCGTCGGCCCCGGCCTCCAGCCCGTCGACCCGGTCGCTGACCGCGTCCAGGGCGGTGAGGACGAGTACGGGCGTACGGTCACCCGCCGCGCGGAGCTGGCGGCACACGCCGAGCCCGTCCAGCACCGGCATCATCACGTCGAGGACCACCGCGTCGGGCTCCCAGAGCGCCACCTCGGACAGCGCGGCCAGCCCGTCGGCCGCGCCGCGCACCTCGTACCCCTCGACGGCGAGCCCGTCCTCGACGGCGGCCCGCACCTCGGGCTCGTCGTCCACCACCAGAATCCGCTGCATGCGCATGGGGGAAAGCCTCCCAAATGGTTCTGAGAGAACCTCTTAGAACGTTCTTAGGACGCACCGGGAGTGTGCGGCCATGAACACCTCACCCTCACGCTCCCCCTCGCGCCGGCCGCTCTCCGTCGTGATCGGCGCGGGCGGTACCGGCGGCCACATCTACCCCGGGCTGGCCCTGGCCGAGGCACTGCGCACCGCCGTGCCGGACGCCGTGGTCTCGTTCATCGGCACCGAACGCGGCCTGGAGACCGAGCTGATCCCGGCCGCCGGCTACCACCTGCACACCGTGGACATGATCCCCTTCGACCCGGCGCTGGGCGCCCGGCGCTACCTGCTCCCGGCGGCGCTGCTGCGCTCCGCCGGGCAGGCGCGGGCCGTGATCCGGGCGCAGCGGGCGCACGTGGTCGTCGGTATGGGCGGCTATCCGAGCGCGCCCGCCGTACTCGGGGCCCGGATGGCCGGGCTGCCGGCGGTGATCCACGAGTCCAACGCGGTGCCGGGCCGCGCCAACCAGTTCGCCGCCCGCCTCACTCCGCACATGGCGGTGGCCTTCGACCGCGGCCGGGAGCACCTGGCGGGCGGGGAGCGGGCGCTGACCACCGGAATGCCGATCTCCGCGGCCCTGGCGGGCCTCGCCGGACTGTCCGGCGCCCGGCGGGCGGCGCTGCGCGCCGGGGCCCGGCGCGAGCTCGGGGTGCCGGACGGGCGGCGGCTGGTGGTGTTCAACGGCGGCAGCCTGGGCGCCGTCCGCCTGACCGCGGCGGCGACCGGGCTGGCGGGGCGTTGGCAGGCGTGGGAGGACGTGCAGCTACTGATCAAGACGGGTCCGGCGGCGCTCGCGGACACGGTGGCCGGGCTGTCCGCCTCGGGCGGACGGCGGATCGCGCGGGCCGTGCCCTATCTGGACCGGATGGACCTGGTGTACGCCGCCGCCGATCTGGTGGTGTGCCGGGCGGGCTCGGCCACGGTGGCGGAGCTCGCGGCGACCGGGGTCCCGGCCGTGCTCGTCCCGTACCCGTACGCGCCGGGCGACCACCAGACCCACAACGCCCGGGTGCTGTCCGACGCGGGAGCCGGCCTGCTCCTCGCGGACGCCGAGGCGACGGACGGCCGACTCGCGGAACTGCTCGCCCCGCTGCTGGCCGACCCGGCGCGGCTGGCCGCGATGGCCGGTGCGGCCGACCCGGGCCCGCACGCGCGGGCCGCCGAACTGCTGGCGGCGCAGGTCCTGCGGGTCGCCGGCTTTCCCGCCCCCTCCGTCCCCTTCCCCTCTCCCTCCCCCTTGGAGCTCGTATGACCACGCACACGCCCCTGACCCCGTCCACTTCCGTCGACGCACACGCCCGGGCGGACTGGACGGGCCGTACCGTCCTCGTCACGGGCGCCGAGGGGTTCATCGGCTCCACCCTCGTCGACCTGCTGGTGGCGCGGGGCGCCGAGGTGCGTGCCTTCGTGCACTACAAGCCGTACGCCGAGAAGGGCCACCTCGCCCGGTACCTGGCCGATCCGGACGGGCCGGTGCGGATGTGGGCGGGCGACATCCGCGACGCGGGCCGGGTCAGCGACGCGGTGGCCGGCTGCGACACCGTCTTCCACCTGGCGGCACTGATCGGCATCCCGTACAGCTACGCCTCGCCGGGCGCGTACGTCCAGACCAACGTCACGGGGACCGAGAACATGGCGGAGGCCTGCCGGCGGCACGGCGTGCGCCGCCTGGTCCACACCTCCACCAGCGAGGTCTACGGGACCGCCCTGACCGCGCCGATCTCCGAGAGCCACCCGCTCCAGCCGCAGTCCCCGTACTCCGCGTCGAAGATCGGCGCGGACATGATGGCGCTCTCGTTCCACCACGCCTTCGAGCTGCCGGTGACGGTGGTCCGGCCGTTCAACACCTACGGCCCCCGCCAGTCGGCGCGCGCGGTCATCCCCGCGATCCTCGCCCAGCTCCACTCCGGCGCCCGGGAGGTCCGGCTCGGCTCCCTCGCCCCCACCCGGGACTTCACGTACGTGACGGACACCGCGGCGGGCTTCCTGGCGGTCGCCGAGTGCGACCGGGCGCTGGGCGAGGTGGTCAACCTCGGCACCGGCGAGGAGATCTCCATCGGCGACCTGGCCCGGGCTCTGATCACCGCGTCCGGCCGGGACGCGGAGGTCGTCGTGGACCCGGCCCGGCTGCGCCCCGCGGGCAGTGAGGTCCTGCGGCTCCTGTCGGACAACTCCCGGGCCCGCGACTGGGCCGGCTGGAAGCCCGAGGTCTCCCTCCGGGAAGGCCTGGCCCGGACCTCGGACTGGGTGGCCTCCCACCTCCACCTCTTCGCGCCGGACCGCTACCAGGTGTAGACGCCCAGCAGCTGCGCCGCGGATCCCTCGGCGAGGTCCTCGGCGTACGGCGGCAGCGGGCGGCCGGCGCGCAGATGGCGGCGGACCACGGACAGCGGCAGGTCGATCAGGGCCAGGGTGACCCGGTCGCGGTCCTGGGGGCCGGCCGCGCCGAGGGCCTCGGCGAGGGTGCCGAGGGAGCCGAACACGCGCTGGTTGCCGAGGTCGGCACGTGCTTTGTGCTCCTCGGACCAGTCGGCGCGGCCGAACTCCTCGGGTCCGTACAGGAGGAGCGTGGCCTCATGCGGGTGGGCACGGCTCCAGGAGACGACGTGCCGGGCGGCGGCGCGGGCGGCGAGAGCGGGGTCGGCGTCGCTGCCGAGGGCGGCGAAGTACCCGTCCTGGAAGCGCTCGACGGTCCGCAGCCACACCTCGGCGAGCAGGGCCGCCCGGCCGGGGAAGCGGTGGTAGACGGACCCGCTCGGTGCGCCGACCGCCTGGGCGACGGCCGTCATGGTCACCCCGGCCGGGCCGCCGGAGGCCGCGAGCAGCACCGCGGCGTCGAGGATCTGGCCGGTGTCGAATCGGGGTGGTCGAGCCATGAATCAGAGAGTACTCTCCAGAACAACTAGAGACAGTTCTCTAATTTACTTCCGGGAGATACTCATGCCCGTCTACAACGTGCACGAACGCGTGCTGGCCGCCGGGGCGAATGAGGTGGGCGCGCTCATCGACAGCCTGTCCGGCAGGACGGCCGACCGCCCGGACCGGCTGTGGCCGCACCCGCAGTGGCCCCCGATGGAGTTCGACCGCCCGCTGGGGGTCGACGCGGTGGGCGGCCACGGACCGGTCCGTTACACGGTCGCGGCCTACGTGCCGGGCACCTGGGTGCGGTTCGCCTTCAGCGGACCGCGCGGTTTCGCCGGCTTCCACGAGTTCACGGCACTGCCGCTCGACGGAGGGCGCACGGCGCTGCGGCACACCCTCGCGATGCGGACCGGCGGCCCGGCCCGGCTGAGCTGGCCGCTCGCCTTCCGCTGGATGCACGACGCCTGCGTCGAGGACGCCCTGGACCGCGCCGAGGCCGCCTGCACGGGCACGGTGTCCCGACCGTCGCGCTGGTCCCCGTACGTCCGCCTCCTGCGCTCCCTCGCCA carries:
- a CDS encoding TetR/AcrR family transcriptional regulator; this translates as MARPPRFDTGQILDAAVLLAASGGPAGVTMTAVAQAVGAPSGSVYHRFPGRAALLAEVWLRTVERFQDGYFAALGSDADPALAARAAARHVVSWSRAHPHEATLLLYGPEEFGRADWSEEHKARADLGNQRVFGSLGTLAEALGAAGPQDRDRVTLALIDLPLSVVRRHLRAGRPLPPYAEDLAEGSAAQLLGVYTW
- a CDS encoding SDR family NAD(P)-dependent oxidoreductase produces the protein MTTHTPLTPSTSVDAHARADWTGRTVLVTGAEGFIGSTLVDLLVARGAEVRAFVHYKPYAEKGHLARYLADPDGPVRMWAGDIRDAGRVSDAVAGCDTVFHLAALIGIPYSYASPGAYVQTNVTGTENMAEACRRHGVRRLVHTSTSEVYGTALTAPISESHPLQPQSPYSASKIGADMMALSFHHAFELPVTVVRPFNTYGPRQSARAVIPAILAQLHSGAREVRLGSLAPTRDFTYVTDTAAGFLAVAECDRALGEVVNLGTGEEISIGDLARALITASGRDAEVVVDPARLRPAGSEVLRLLSDNSRARDWAGWKPEVSLREGLARTSDWVASHLHLFAPDRYQV
- a CDS encoding SRPBCC family protein; protein product: MPVYNVHERVLAAGANEVGALIDSLSGRTADRPDRLWPHPQWPPMEFDRPLGVDAVGGHGPVRYTVAAYVPGTWVRFAFSGPRGFAGFHEFTALPLDGGRTALRHTLAMRTGGPARLSWPLAFRWMHDACVEDALDRAEAACTGTVSRPSRWSPYVRLLRSLANRGPRAVG
- a CDS encoding response regulator transcription factor, giving the protein MRMQRILVVDDEPEVRAAVEDGLAVEGYEVRGAADGLAALSEVALWEPDAVVLDVMMPVLDGLGVCRQLRAAGDRTPVLVLTALDAVSDRVDGLEAGADDYLVKPFALDELVARVRALLRRAAPEAAGGSPVLAYGDLELDPGTRTGRRGERPLEFSRTESALLELLLRHPGQVLPRELVLELVWGRDFGPDSNSLAVYVGYLRRKLEAGGEPRLVHTVHGVGYRLDAP
- a CDS encoding UDP-N-acetylglucosamine--N-acetylmuramyl-(pentapeptide) pyrophosphoryl-undecaprenol N-acetylglucosamine transferase, which translates into the protein MNTSPSRSPSRRPLSVVIGAGGTGGHIYPGLALAEALRTAVPDAVVSFIGTERGLETELIPAAGYHLHTVDMIPFDPALGARRYLLPAALLRSAGQARAVIRAQRAHVVVGMGGYPSAPAVLGARMAGLPAVIHESNAVPGRANQFAARLTPHMAVAFDRGREHLAGGERALTTGMPISAALAGLAGLSGARRAALRAGARRELGVPDGRRLVVFNGGSLGAVRLTAAATGLAGRWQAWEDVQLLIKTGPAALADTVAGLSASGGRRIARAVPYLDRMDLVYAAADLVVCRAGSATVAELAATGVPAVLVPYPYAPGDHQTHNARVLSDAGAGLLLADAEATDGRLAELLAPLLADPARLAAMAGAADPGPHARAAELLAAQVLRVAGFPAPSVPFPSPSPLELV